Part of the Tepidisphaeraceae bacterium genome is shown below.
CCCAGCAGGAATCGGAAGAGGCCAAGGAACGCGCCATCCGCGACATCGAGGCCGCCCGCAAGGACGCGCTGCGTGACGTGTACGAGCAGACCGCCATGCTCGCCACGACCGTCGCCGAGAAGATCCTCCGCCGCAACCTGAACGCCGACGACCAGCGCGACCTCGTCAACGCCAGCCTCGAACAACTTCAAGGCGCCGCGGCGCGGAACTGATTTGTTCCCTCTCCCGGTACCCCGGGAGAGGGTTAGGGTGAGGGTGATTTCGAACAGCTGACGACTCAGGCAGAACAAATCACCCTCACCTAGCCTCTCCCGGAGTACCGGGAGAGGGACCAGAAAGTACAACGAGACTCGACATGGCAAGCAATCACGACGCCGATCCGGTTGGGGCGACTTATGCCAAGCCGCTGCTGCAGCTGGCGACCGAGCAGAACCAGGCCGCGCAGGTCGGGGAAGAGCTAGCGCAGATCGCCGAGATCGTTCGTCAGAACAAGACGTTCGGCCTATACTTGAGCGACCCCGGGATCAGCAACGACGAGCGCAACGCGACGCTTACCCGCGTCTTCGGTGGCAAGGTGTCGCCGCTGTTGCACAACTTCCTCGGCGTGCTCAACCACCGCGGCAAGCTGCGGTATCTCAGCCAGATCTCAAAGGCCTACGAGCGTTTGCTCGAGGACCAGCTGGGCAACATCGAGGTGGACGTGACCACCGCCCAGAAGCTGTCGCCAGAGCAGGTCGAGGTCGTCC
Proteins encoded:
- the atpH gene encoding ATP synthase F1 subunit delta, which translates into the protein MASNHDADPVGATYAKPLLQLATEQNQAAQVGEELAQIAEIVRQNKTFGLYLSDPGISNDERNATLTRVFGGKVSPLLHNFLGVLNHRGKLRYLSQISKAYERLLEDQLGNIEVDVTTAQKLSPEQVEVVRQRVSAALGKNAIVHQYVDESILGGLMVRVQDKLIDASVRYQLQAMKQQLLSAAPR